A single genomic interval of Helicobacter jaachi harbors:
- a CDS encoding bifunctional 3,4-dihydroxy-2-butanone 4-phosphate synthase/GTP cyclohydrolase II produces MYKKRVTDAISAIKNGEMIIIMDDEDRENEGDLVFAGIFSTPQKINFMAQEACGLICVCVTDDVARKLDLPPMVRHNSSNHETAFTISIDAREAKTGISAYERDMTIRLMCEPNATPQDFVRPGHIFPLIAKEGGVLVRTGHTEAGVDICRLAGVLPIAVICEIMKKDGSMARRGDKFLLDFSKKHNIKILYVSDIIQYRLNFENLVSEKSRENVEFMGCECEKLSFFDHLQREHIVFSFSPKHADCADSKHTIESKKVKDFKQSKRSKHAYKPAIRFHNVQSDLALLQNNEEFSALLRSIEHLKAKGGYLIFLNTQLSSAPKGEGIKDFGIGAQILKRLGVEDFILLSASSSKSAYSALSGFNLHLVETIEV; encoded by the coding sequence ATGTATAAAAAACGCGTGACAGACGCCATTTCAGCGATTAAAAATGGCGAAATGATAATAATTATGGACGATGAGGATAGGGAAAATGAGGGCGATTTGGTGTTTGCTGGCATTTTTTCCACACCGCAAAAAATCAATTTTATGGCACAGGAAGCCTGCGGGCTAATCTGCGTGTGCGTGACTGATGATGTGGCGCGCAAACTTGATTTACCCCCGATGGTGCGGCACAATAGCAGCAATCATGAGACCGCTTTCACCATTTCAATTGATGCGCGCGAGGCGAAAACTGGCATTTCTGCTTACGAGCGTGATATGACGATACGGCTAATGTGTGAGCCAAACGCCACGCCACAGGACTTTGTGCGCCCTGGGCATATTTTCCCGCTTATAGCAAAAGAGGGCGGAGTGCTTGTGCGCACTGGGCATACTGAGGCTGGGGTGGATATTTGTCGTCTGGCTGGGGTGCTGCCTATTGCTGTGATTTGCGAGATTATGAAAAAAGACGGCAGCATGGCGCGGCGGGGCGATAAATTCCTGCTTGATTTCTCAAAAAAGCACAATATTAAGATTCTATATGTGAGCGATATTATTCAATATAGGCTTAATTTTGAGAATCTAGTGAGTGAAAAAAGCCGCGAAAATGTAGAATTTATGGGCTGTGAGTGCGAAAAATTAAGCTTTTTTGACCATTTGCAGCGCGAACATATTGTGTTTAGCTTTAGCCCAAAGCACGCCGATTGCGCAGATTCTAAACATACTATAGAATCTAAAAAAGTTAAAGATTTTAAACAATCTAAGCGCTCTAAGCACGCATATAAGCCCGCGATTAGATTCCATAATGTGCAGAGCGATTTGGCGTTATTGCAAAATAATGAGGAGTTTAGCGCGCTATTGCGCAGTATTGAGCATTTAAAGGCAAAGGGCGGATATTTGATTTTTCTTAACACCCAGCTAAGCAGCGCGCCTAAGGGCGAGGGGATAAAGGATTTTGGCATAGGCGCGCAGATTCTAAAGCGGCTTGGCGTGGAGGATTTTATTTTATTAAGTGCTTCATCGAGTAAAAGCGCATACAGCGCGCTTAGCGGCTTTAATTTGCATTTGGTAGAAACCATTGAAGTATGA
- the rfbA gene encoding glucose-1-phosphate thymidylyltransferase RfbA, whose amino-acid sequence MKGIILAGGSGTRLYPLTKSIVKQLLPIYDKPMIYYPLSILMLASIREILIISTPKDLARFQDIFKDGSHLGLSISYAIQEQPNGLAESFIIGREFVGKDDVCLVLGDNLIYGEGLVQILNKSVKIVQKSRNAVVFGYYVSNPKDYGVIEFNDKMQAISLEEKPAYPKSHYAVIGLYFYPNDVLQKAALIRPSMRGELEITSINELYLQDAKLSVEILGRGYAWLDTGTHEHLLEAGKFIEIIEKRVGLKIACIEEIAYKMGFISKEQLRALGESMAKNQYGQYLLKVAAL is encoded by the coding sequence ATGAAAGGCATTATTTTAGCAGGTGGCTCTGGCACAAGGCTCTATCCGCTCACAAAAAGCATTGTCAAGCAGCTTTTGCCTATTTATGATAAACCTATGATTTACTATCCGCTTTCAATCCTTATGCTAGCCTCCATTAGAGAGATTCTCATCATCTCCACGCCAAAGGATTTAGCGCGCTTTCAAGATATTTTTAAAGACGGCTCGCATTTGGGATTATCTATCAGTTATGCTATTCAAGAGCAGCCAAATGGGCTAGCGGAGAGCTTTATAATCGGCAGGGAGTTTGTAGGCAAAGATGATGTGTGCTTAGTTTTAGGCGATAATCTCATTTATGGCGAGGGGCTTGTGCAGATTCTCAATAAAAGCGTAAAAATTGTGCAAAAATCGCGCAATGCGGTAGTTTTTGGATACTATGTCTCAAATCCTAAAGATTATGGCGTGATTGAGTTTAATGATAAAATGCAAGCCATTTCTTTAGAGGAAAAGCCCGCATATCCAAAAAGCCATTATGCAGTCATTGGCTTATATTTTTACCCCAATGATGTGCTGCAAAAAGCCGCACTTATTCGCCCTTCAATGCGCGGGGAGCTTGAGATTACCTCCATTAATGAACTCTATTTGCAAGATGCTAAGCTAAGCGTTGAGATTCTAGGCAGGGGCTATGCGTGGCTAGATACAGGCACACATGAGCATTTGCTTGAGGCTGGAAAATTTATAGAGATTATAGAAAAGCGCGTGGGGTTAAAGATTGCCTGTATTGAGGAAATTGCCTACAAAATGGGCTTTATTAGCAAAGAGCAGTTGCGCGCATTAGGAGAATCTATGGCTAAAAATCAATATGGGCAGTATCTCTTAAAGGTGGCTGCGTTATGA
- a CDS encoding sugar 3,4-ketoisomerase yields the protein MAQILYIKTLCDERGDLSVIDGELGFEIKRVFYIYNVKAPRGGHAHHKTKLALICLNGSCEVKIHTLDSITTYVLDSPRICLILEPSEWHTMEHFTPHALLLALASEPYSASDYIMEKPQ from the coding sequence ATGGCACAGATTCTATATATTAAAACGCTGTGTGATGAGCGAGGGGATTTGAGCGTGATTGATGGCGAACTTGGCTTTGAGATTAAACGCGTATTTTATATCTATAATGTCAAAGCCCCGCGCGGCGGGCATGCGCACCATAAAACAAAACTAGCCCTTATCTGCCTAAATGGTAGCTGCGAAGTCAAAATCCACACGCTAGATTCTATCACCACCTATGTTTTAGATTCTCCGCGTATTTGCCTTATTTTAGAGCCTAGTGAATGGCATACAATGGAGCATTTCACGCCCCACGCCTTGCTCTTAGCCCTTGCGTCAGAGCCTTATAGCGCAAGTGATTACATTATGGAGAAACCACAATGA
- a CDS encoding DegT/DnrJ/EryC1/StrS family aminotransferase produces the protein MIEYENLAKSNAMFYDEYCHAFQAVLQSGWFILGKRLQDFEEAFAKSVGSKHCIGLASGLDALFLAIKALNLPKNSEIIVPSNTYIATILAIINNGLKPILCEPNTHTYNIESAQIEKLITPHTKAILLVHLYGKPCHMPQIIALAKKHNLYIIEDCAQAHGAMYDNQKVGSFGIGCFSFYPTKNLGALGDSGAITTSDDNLAQTLRALRNYGSHQKYVNDYIGYNSRLDEIQAAMLTIKLQKLAFITEHKRMLASLYLQHLDAKAFILPQVEEACFDVYHIFNIRHKRRDALKAYLLEQGIMTDIHYPIPPHKQKAMQPYLSGNYPISEEIHATTLSLPIALFHTQKDILRVIDSINAWSGK, from the coding sequence ATTATTGAGTATGAAAATCTTGCCAAAAGTAATGCGATGTTTTATGATGAGTATTGCCACGCATTTCAAGCAGTGCTGCAAAGTGGGTGGTTTATACTAGGTAAAAGGCTGCAAGACTTTGAGGAAGCCTTTGCCAAAAGTGTAGGGAGCAAACACTGCATAGGGCTAGCCTCTGGGCTTGATGCGCTTTTTTTAGCCATAAAGGCGCTTAATTTGCCCAAAAATAGCGAAATCATCGTGCCTTCAAACACCTATATCGCCACTATTTTAGCTATTATTAATAATGGCTTAAAGCCCATTTTATGCGAGCCTAATACACATACCTACAATATAGAATCTGCACAGATTGAAAAACTTATCACACCGCACACAAAGGCGATTTTGCTTGTGCATCTCTATGGCAAGCCCTGCCATATGCCACAAATCATAGCCCTTGCCAAAAAGCATAATCTCTACATTATCGAGGATTGCGCACAGGCGCATGGAGCGATGTATGATAATCAAAAAGTAGGTAGCTTTGGCATTGGCTGCTTTAGCTTCTATCCTACTAAGAATCTAGGCGCGCTAGGCGATAGCGGGGCGATTACTACTAGCGATGATAATCTAGCGCAAACACTTAGAGCCTTACGCAATTATGGCTCACATCAAAAATATGTGAATGATTACATCGGCTATAACTCCCGCCTTGATGAAATTCAAGCCGCTATGCTCACTATTAAATTACAAAAGCTTGCCTTTATCACAGAGCATAAAAGAATGCTTGCCTCGCTCTACTTGCAGCATTTAGATGCTAAGGCTTTTATCCTGCCGCAGGTGGAGGAGGCATGCTTTGATGTGTATCATATCTTTAATATCCGCCACAAAAGGCGTGATGCGCTAAAAGCCTATCTGCTTGAGCAGGGCATTATGACAGACATTCACTACCCTATCCCACCGCATAAACAAAAAGCCATGCAGCCCTATCTTAGCGGAAATTACCCCATAAGCGAGGAAATCCACGCCACTACGCTAAGCCTGCCTATCGCGCTTTTTCACACGCAAAAAGATATTTTACGCGTGATAGATTCTATAAATGCATGGAGTGGCAAATGA
- a CDS encoding glycosyltransferase family 2 protein has protein sequence MKQEGKVSIIVPIYNVQDYLRECLDSIINQSHTNLEIILVNDGSTDESGAIAQDYARKDGRICYFEQANKGAAYARNVGLEKASGAYIYFIDPDDFFPNAYIIELLYTKANENRALICGGCFSEYRKGEIITQFGREFFGYTFAQEGFIAYRDWQFDFGFTRFIYKRSLLRDSGITFPHYKKYEDPVFFVKVMLAAQRFYALTDITYCYRVGHQRIEKWDKKAWNDQTRGLMDILIMAQNNHLPILYDLTYERVKVAAHRLNDVLLKEGRGLVQSFIILNNVLNFMRDKNQLDKTPLICNELGFEATFESINQAIMNNADLKKISQTAFGRVLIALGRIIIGGYMFLRQCVCIRIRPLKHEYKMVLFGWVVIDKKYSKREVQ, from the coding sequence ATGAAGCAAGAGGGCAAAGTCTCAATCATTGTGCCAATTTATAATGTGCAAGATTATTTGCGCGAGTGCTTAGATTCTATAATTAATCAAAGTCATACAAATTTAGAGATTATTTTAGTAAATGATGGCAGCACCGATGAAAGTGGCGCAATCGCGCAGGATTATGCGCGTAAAGATGGGCGCATTTGCTACTTTGAGCAGGCAAATAAAGGCGCGGCGTATGCGAGGAATGTAGGGTTAGAGAAAGCAAGCGGAGCGTATATTTATTTTATTGACCCTGATGATTTTTTCCCAAACGCTTATATTATTGAATTACTCTACACTAAGGCGAATGAAAATCGTGCGCTTATTTGTGGAGGGTGCTTTAGCGAGTATAGAAAGGGAGAGATTATTACGCAATTTGGCAGAGAATTTTTTGGCTATACTTTTGCGCAAGAGGGATTTATAGCCTATCGAGATTGGCAATTTGATTTTGGATTTACGCGATTTATTTATAAGCGCAGTTTGCTACGAGATAGTGGAATTACTTTTCCGCATTACAAAAAATATGAAGACCCTGTATTTTTTGTAAAAGTAATGTTAGCCGCGCAGAGATTCTATGCACTTACAGATATTACTTACTGCTATCGTGTGGGACATCAAAGGATTGAAAAATGGGACAAAAAAGCGTGGAATGACCAAACAAGAGGCTTAATGGATATATTAATTATGGCGCAAAATAATCATTTACCCATACTTTATGATTTAACTTATGAGCGCGTTAAGGTTGCTGCACATAGGCTAAATGATGTATTGCTAAAAGAGGGCAGGGGGTTGGTGCAGTCCTTTATCATACTTAATAATGTATTAAATTTTATGCGCGATAAAAATCAATTAGATAAAACACCACTTATATGTAATGAATTAGGCTTTGAAGCGACTTTTGAAAGTATAAATCAAGCGATAATGAACAATGCGGACTTAAAAAAGATTTCACAAACTGCTTTTGGGCGAGTGCTTATAGCATTGGGCAGAATAATTATAGGGGGTTATATGTTTCTTAGGCAGTGCGTGTGTATTCGTATCCGCCCACTAAAGCACGAATATAAAATGGTGCTTTTTGGGTGGGTTGTGATAGATAAAAAATATAGCAAAAGGGAAGTGCAGTAA
- a CDS encoding O-antigen ligase family protein has translation MQPIESKSISTLYIITGALFLGGIALLCTGEPTLKPNIYHKYGINLLYAAFLSTCILCFVKKIHLTFLALDSKYALFMLCGIIAFGFVSLYFSADRGLSLLYMRRFLLEPFIFMCAVAMYFYALDSKARAIFLYLLAILIMLQPILTIIDFVLYADSKAGNVKHTSLWDFIGVYRAMPKFFSEAQTGYAFFLILSFSVSLAIFAQYRLVGVILLIINIAACVCLSTRFLYVAYAAMCVAAACLAHYKYKRVILPCVLCGTIALACGFYFFSAHLSDRFNIYGKLHVLLKVWELSPAEMGKFDPNCIVWNTPYGERRCMPQSFPKDSHIVWEHSSLNRIAMSKSTYLGIMDNPLRPNGYGLVLFAKNIVRIFGQDSKNLPYYISIFEDGSILPFYWTNHNGFLYAWFELGLVGFMLMGWLFAWILLRGYKIYFAATRPRGVDSVRYIESRRIFVLGFAIFSIGLIVGNFFDALPNRAGQNLGFMLLGMFLAINTSARRKK, from the coding sequence ATGCAGCCTATAGAATCTAAATCTATTTCTACACTTTACATTATTACAGGTGCGCTATTTCTTGGAGGTATTGCGCTGCTTTGCACAGGCGAGCCGACTTTAAAGCCAAATATCTATCATAAATATGGCATTAATCTTTTATATGCAGCCTTTCTTTCTACTTGCATTTTATGCTTTGTGAAAAAAATACATCTTACATTTTTGGCGCTAGATTCTAAATATGCGCTTTTTATGCTTTGTGGGATTATCGCTTTTGGCTTTGTGTCTTTATATTTTAGTGCTGATAGGGGGTTAAGCCTGCTTTATATGAGGCGATTTTTGCTTGAGCCTTTTATATTTATGTGCGCAGTGGCGATGTATTTTTATGCGCTAGATTCTAAGGCGCGCGCTATTTTTTTGTATCTTTTAGCCATACTTATAATGCTTCAACCTATTTTAACTATCATAGATTTTGTGCTGTATGCAGATTCTAAAGCTGGAAATGTTAAGCATACGAGTTTATGGGATTTTATAGGCGTGTATCGCGCTATGCCTAAGTTTTTTAGCGAGGCGCAAACAGGATATGCGTTTTTCTTAATATTATCTTTTAGCGTGAGTTTGGCTATATTTGCACAATATAGGCTTGTGGGCGTTATTTTGCTTATAATCAATATAGCCGCTTGCGTGTGCCTAAGCACAAGATTTCTATATGTGGCTTATGCTGCAATGTGTGTAGCAGCGGCGTGCTTGGCTCATTATAAATATAAGCGCGTGATTTTACCCTGCGTGCTGTGTGGCACTATAGCCTTGGCGTGTGGATTTTACTTTTTTAGCGCGCATTTAAGCGATAGATTTAACATATATGGCAAACTGCATGTATTGCTTAAAGTATGGGAGCTATCGCCTGCTGAAATGGGGAAGTTTGACCCAAATTGCATTGTGTGGAATACCCCGTATGGAGAGCGGCGATGTATGCCACAATCTTTCCCTAAAGATAGTCATATTGTGTGGGAGCATAGCTCGCTTAATCGCATTGCTATGAGCAAATCAACTTATCTTGGCATTATGGATAATCCTTTGCGCCCAAATGGCTATGGATTGGTGCTTTTTGCTAAGAATATTGTGCGCATTTTTGGGCAAGATTCTAAAAATTTGCCTTATTATATTTCTATCTTTGAGGACGGGAGCATTTTGCCATTTTATTGGACAAATCATAATGGCTTTTTGTATGCGTGGTTTGAGCTGGGGTTAGTTGGCTTTATGCTTATGGGCTGGCTTTTTGCGTGGATTTTGCTAAGAGGGTATAAAATTTATTTTGCAGCTACACGCCCACGCGGCGTAGATTCTGTGCGCTATATAGAATCTAGGCGCATTTTTGTGCTGGGCTTTGCTATTTTTAGCATAGGGCTTATTGTGGGCAATTTCTTTGATGCATTGCCAAATCGCGCAGGACAGAATCTAGGCTTTATGCTACTTGGTATGTTTCTTGCGATAAATACAAGTGCGAGGCGTAAAAAATGA
- a CDS encoding glycosyltransferase — MRILHLVTQDNGGAGRACVRLHKALLEIGADSIILTQHKTLDLPSIQQFAHTKLQKLRVKLRSFLTQLPLMLYPKREKDIFSPHFTLFPPRNRALVRQINALKPDVVHLHWIEGGFLNVKDLAYIQAPLLWSLHDANPYTGGCHYVAAACIGVSVACKKCPLLKSQSAFDISFLTFKHKAKVYARLKHLTINGLSRWITQCAKDSMLLGSKPIINLPNPIDTKIFYPINKHTAREILKIEKKTKFISFGALNATSTPRKGFSELKSALQILPDSIKQQCELLIFGASCDESENPSDNLCGIKTRYLGVLNDDISLVLLYSASDVFVTPSHAESFGQTALEALACGTPVVSFDTSGLKDIVLHRQNGYLAKMLDIKDLARGIEWILSLNKSAYETMAQNARQSAQKRFSASSIAHKYMHTYAQLTGGGAVDKWSAKALLIAMLAQKKEHFYIGFGALGGGSVARKGFKELKAALQNLSDSIKERCTLLVCGGYTESIAHIETKNLGLLHDDTSLALVYNACDVFIQPSLAENLSNVIMESLACGTPVVAFDIGGNADMISHKVNGYLAQALDTKDLARGIEWILTHADYNMLANNARQSVMDKFQSSHIAKKYLHTYSTLIESNGGGVDTKLKLNPAFSTTPTLPIFIISPISAPCVINHAQKAA; from the coding sequence ATGAGGATACTTCATCTTGTTACCCAAGATAATGGTGGCGCGGGCAGAGCGTGCGTGCGACTGCATAAAGCCCTGCTTGAAATAGGAGCAGATTCTATTATTCTCACGCAGCATAAAACGCTAGATTTGCCAAGCATACAACAATTTGCGCATACAAAATTACAAAAACTCCGCGTAAAGCTCCGCTCATTTCTCACCCAACTCCCCCTCATGCTCTATCCTAAGCGTGAAAAAGATATTTTCTCACCGCATTTTACCCTTTTTCCTCCGCGCAACAGGGCGCTTGTGCGACAAATCAACGCGCTAAAACCCGATGTAGTGCATTTGCACTGGATTGAAGGAGGATTTTTAAATGTAAAAGATTTAGCTTATATTCAAGCCCCGCTTTTGTGGAGCTTACACGACGCTAACCCCTATACAGGCGGCTGCCACTATGTGGCAGCCGCCTGTATAGGGGTTAGCGTCGCTTGTAAAAAATGCCCCTTACTTAAATCCCAATCCGCCTTTGACATTAGCTTTTTAACTTTCAAACATAAGGCAAAAGTCTATGCAAGGCTTAAACACCTTACCATTAATGGCTTATCGCGCTGGATTACGCAATGCGCTAAAGATTCTATGCTGCTAGGCTCAAAGCCTATTATCAATCTCCCAAATCCCATTGATACAAAGATTTTTTATCCTATCAATAAACACACCGCACGCGAGATTCTAAAGATTGAAAAAAAGACAAAATTTATTAGCTTTGGCGCGCTCAATGCTACTTCTACGCCAAGAAAAGGCTTTAGTGAGTTAAAATCTGCCCTGCAAATCCTCCCAGATTCTATAAAACAGCAATGCGAGCTACTTATTTTTGGCGCAAGTTGCGATGAGAGTGAAAATCCAAGCGATAATCTATGCGGGATAAAAACACGCTATTTGGGTGTTTTAAACGATGATATAAGCCTCGTGCTGCTCTATAGCGCAAGTGATGTGTTTGTAACGCCAAGCCACGCGGAGAGCTTTGGGCAAACTGCGCTTGAAGCGCTCGCCTGCGGCACGCCTGTGGTAAGCTTTGATACAAGCGGGCTTAAAGATATTGTGCTGCATAGGCAAAATGGCTATTTAGCAAAAATGCTCGATATAAAAGACTTAGCACGCGGGATAGAGTGGATTTTAAGCCTTAATAAAAGCGCGTATGAGACAATGGCGCAAAATGCGCGCCAAAGTGCGCAAAAGCGATTTAGCGCTTCTAGCATAGCTCACAAATATATGCATACTTATGCGCAATTAACTGGGGGGGGGGCAGTAGATAAATGGAGTGCTAAAGCGTTGCTTATAGCGATGTTGGCGCAGAAAAAAGAGCATTTTTATATAGGATTTGGGGCATTAGGCGGAGGCAGTGTCGCAAGAAAAGGCTTTAAGGAGCTAAAGGCTGCCTTGCAAAACTTATCAGATTCTATAAAAGAGCGCTGCACGCTGCTTGTGTGCGGTGGATATACAGAATCTATCGCCCACATAGAGACAAAAAATCTTGGCTTACTCCATGATGATACATCGCTCGCACTGGTGTATAATGCCTGTGATGTGTTTATTCAGCCCTCACTTGCAGAAAATCTAAGCAATGTGATTATGGAATCTTTAGCCTGCGGCACGCCTGTGGTTGCCTTTGATATAGGCGGTAATGCCGATATGATAAGCCATAAAGTAAATGGCTACCTCGCTCAAGCGCTCGATACAAAAGATTTAGCGCGCGGGATAGAGTGGATTTTAACCCACGCAGATTATAATATGCTCGCTAACAACGCGCGCCAAAGCGTTATGGATAAGTTCCAATCTTCACACATTGCTAAAAAATATTTACACACATACAGCACGCTTATAGAATCTAACGGGGGGGGGGTAGATACAAAACTTAAGCTAAATCCCGCATTCTCCACCACTCCCACACTTCCTATATTTATAATTTCTCCTATATCCGCACCCTGCGTGATAAACCACGCGCAAAAGGCGGCGTAA
- a CDS encoding DUF4422 domain-containing protein: MMCGGGGQPHSIESSAIKPTRDTESSAKSTSAEVIESTTASPNDTKSNIMQSCTKSTQSKRLDSITVPLSHQEVSPQDISRREISSLNPYFCELTAMYWAWKNIDADYYGLFHYRRVLDFSAQNILSKIWHFFIPQSAPFAKYALRSAQIIESIKAHKADIYIPTRKIIKQSAHYNLYEAYCLQHFQADLDIALQFIQEQNPAMSDSIMRVFFDKGIGVSYWNIAIWRKELFFEYCEWLFSVLFGIMGRIDYTHYDARQRRVFGYLSERLFNVWLDFKIKSGIKVVELPSHLLYEKNKKFFGVVRSLEYERYYFAFIRVYKRRVSPPPPPLLASKIILKLKEQYEYQNPCVLSQTPAHHRKSNPAAHTFRRKASKQ; this comes from the coding sequence ATGATGTGCGGGGGGGGGGGGCAGCCTCATAGTATAGAATCTAGCGCCATAAAACCCACGCGCGATACAGAATCTAGTGCGAAATCTACAAGCGCAGAAGTTATAGAATCTACCACAGCATCTCCTAACGACACAAAATCCAATATTATGCAATCTTGCACGAAATCCACGCAATCTAAGCGCCTAGATTCTATAACTGTGCCGCTTTCGCACCAAGAAGTTTCACCTCAAGACATTTCACGCCGAGAAATTTCATCTCTCAATCCCTACTTTTGCGAGCTTACGGCGATGTATTGGGCATGGAAAAATATCGATGCAGATTATTATGGATTATTTCATTATCGGCGTGTGCTAGATTTTAGCGCGCAAAATATTTTGAGTAAAATCTGGCATTTTTTTATCCCACAAAGCGCACCCTTTGCCAAATACGCCCTAAGAAGCGCGCAAATTATAGAATCTATAAAAGCCCATAAAGCAGATATTTATATCCCCACGCGCAAAATCATTAAGCAAAGCGCGCATTATAATCTTTATGAAGCCTACTGCCTGCAGCATTTTCAAGCAGACTTAGATATCGCGCTGCAGTTTATACAGGAGCAAAATCCGGCTATGTCAGATTCTATCATGCGCGTGTTTTTTGATAAAGGCATAGGCGTGAGTTATTGGAATATCGCCATTTGGCGCAAGGAGCTGTTTTTTGAGTATTGTGAGTGGCTCTTTTCTGTGCTATTTGGCATTATGGGACGCATTGATTATACGCATTATGATGCGCGTCAAAGGCGCGTATTTGGGTATCTAAGTGAGCGGCTTTTTAATGTATGGTTAGATTTTAAGATAAAAAGCGGCATTAAGGTCGTGGAGCTGCCCTCGCACCTGCTGTATGAGAAAAATAAAAAGTTTTTTGGCGTGGTGAGAAGTTTAGAATATGAGCGCTATTACTTTGCCTTTATCCGCGTGTATAAAAGGCGTGTTTCACCCCCCCCCCCCCCCTTGCTGGCGAGCAAAATCATCTTAAAACTAAAGGAGCAGTATGAATATCAAAATCCTTGTGTGCTATCACAAACCCCAGCCCATCATCGCAAATCAAATCCTGCAGCCCATACTTTTAGGCGCAAAGCAAGCAAGCAGTGA
- a CDS encoding DUF4422 domain-containing protein, with translation MNIKILVCYHKPQPIIANQILQPILLGAKQASSEVKQSLHSLCQKAGAKLLYDDSGEHISHLNPYFCELTAMYWAWKNMQADVYGLFHYRRALDLSGTIKPKKICDVNFMRITPHKMMKKFALTQQNIESRLKNADIISADRIVVGGGWHTSRYLNQYEIYARDHHQKDLDILLEVIREMYPHYEEAIQKVFFTRGQSLSWWNLFIMKKDLYFEYCEFLFSVLFETQKRTDIIFHTPYQQRIYGFMAERLLNVFIVYKVTTSFTRKTTYRAWQFKDNRPWFGWVPDGNIKRFYVGKLRILKKPLYQ, from the coding sequence ATGAATATCAAAATCCTTGTGTGCTATCACAAACCCCAGCCCATCATCGCAAATCAAATCCTGCAGCCCATACTTTTAGGCGCAAAGCAAGCAAGCAGTGAGGTTAAGCAAAGTTTGCATTCACTCTGCCAAAAGGCAGGCGCAAAGCTTTTATATGATGATAGCGGGGAGCATATTAGCCATTTAAATCCCTACTTTTGCGAGCTTACGGCGATGTATTGGGCGTGGAAAAATATGCAAGCTGATGTGTATGGGCTGTTTCACTATCGGCGCGCGTTGGATTTGAGTGGCACGATTAAGCCTAAAAAAATTTGTGATGTAAATTTTATGCGCATTACTCCGCATAAAATGATGAAAAAATTTGCCCTAACGCAGCAAAATATAGAATCTAGACTAAAAAATGCAGATATTATTTCAGCCGATAGAATTGTTGTAGGCGGTGGCTGGCATACTTCGCGCTATTTAAATCAATACGAAATTTACGCGCGCGACCATCATCAAAAAGACTTAGATATATTACTCGAAGTGATTAGAGAGATGTATCCGCATTATGAGGAGGCGATACAAAAGGTATTTTTCACGCGCGGACAGAGTCTTAGCTGGTGGAATTTGTTTATTATGAAAAAGGATTTGTATTTTGAGTATTGTGAGTTTTTATTCTCTGTATTGTTTGAAACACAAAAACGCACAGATATAATATTTCATACACCATATCAACAAAGAATCTATGGCTTTATGGCAGAGCGGCTGCTTAATGTGTTTATTGTCTATAAAGTTACTACTTCATTTACGCGCAAAACCACCTATCGCGCATGGCAGTTTAAAGATAATCGCCCATGGTTTGGCTGGGTGCCTGATGGTAACATCAAGCGCTTTTATGTTGGCAAACTAAGAATCCTAAAAAAGCCGCTATATCAATAA
- a CDS encoding Dps family protein codes for MSKKVIDILKQIQADSSVFYIKTHNFHWNVKGLDFHPTHKATQEIYEHFADVFDDVAERLLQIGGMPYVTLADMLKAAKIKEEPKTSFHSKQVAQAILSDYEYFLKIFSELSSEADKAGDKVSAAYADDKVGELQKAIWMLKAQLG; via the coding sequence ATGAGCAAGAAGGTTATTGACATCTTAAAGCAGATTCAAGCGGATTCATCAGTGTTTTACATCAAAACACATAATTTTCACTGGAATGTAAAGGGTTTGGATTTTCACCCTACACACAAGGCGACACAGGAGATTTATGAGCATTTTGCAGATGTGTTTGATGATGTGGCAGAGCGTTTATTGCAAATTGGTGGAATGCCCTATGTTACGCTAGCAGATATGCTAAAGGCTGCAAAAATCAAAGAAGAACCAAAGACAAGCTTTCACTCAAAGCAAGTGGCTCAAGCGATTTTAAGCGATTATGAATATTTCTTAAAAATCTTTAGTGAGCTATCAAGCGAAGCAGATAAAGCAGGCGATAAAGTAAGCGCGGCGTATGCAGATGATAAAGTAGGCGAGCTGCAAAAAGCCATTTGGATGCTTAAAGCTCAACTTGGGTAA